From a region of the Methanolinea sp. genome:
- a CDS encoding iron ABC transporter substrate-binding protein translates to MVLGVTGCVIFAGCTTPSSDGSSSQPFRDSDYRIVEDMRGIDVKIPAHVERVVTINDGFIEGILYRLREVDTVVGMGGECCQKVFDYSFEDISGESYTYIQGMNPVLYLNPHLKDLPLVTTGATGINYETLAKLDPDVVIIRLGAYAFRAGSEETVDKTIQTIDSLGIPLIILKGPPFQDRQDVSNIAQEIRIIGQVYGKEKEAEDLAAYLDSSLTMIRERTKDVPEEQKPRVMQFGLSPNARSGGGAGMAWGLDTIESYFIEDLANAKNAYRGNGAFVIISTEQMLALNPDVIVLPTAQGYHPAREIYTAPYYQNLQELDAVKNRRVYALPWTPYNWAKRLEYPIEALIIAKAAYPERFSDVKVHEWVLDFYQKVYGVDLATAKELRSAQWLDWTVEEDF, encoded by the coding sequence ATGGTGTTGGGTGTCACAGGGTGTGTGATCTTTGCAGGATGCACAACTCCGTCCAGCGATGGGAGCAGTTCCCAGCCATTTCGTGACAGTGATTACCGCATAGTCGAGGACATGCGGGGGATTGATGTGAAGATCCCTGCACACGTTGAACGGGTAGTGACGATAAACGATGGTTTTATTGAAGGGATCCTTTACAGGTTAAGGGAAGTGGATACGGTTGTAGGAATGGGGGGAGAATGCTGCCAGAAAGTATTCGACTATTCTTTCGAGGATATTTCCGGAGAGAGCTATACGTACATTCAGGGGATGAACCCGGTACTCTATCTAAACCCTCATCTCAAGGATCTGCCACTCGTAACAACGGGAGCCACGGGGATCAACTATGAGACCCTTGCAAAGCTGGACCCGGATGTGGTTATCATCCGCCTGGGAGCCTATGCGTTCAGAGCCGGCAGTGAGGAGACCGTTGATAAGACCATACAGACCATCGATTCGCTGGGAATCCCTCTTATTATCCTAAAAGGTCCGCCTTTCCAGGACAGACAGGATGTGAGCAATATTGCACAGGAGATCAGGATAATCGGACAGGTATACGGAAAAGAGAAAGAGGCAGAGGATCTAGCGGCGTACCTTGACAGCAGCCTCACCATGATACGCGAACGGACGAAAGATGTTCCCGAAGAGCAGAAGCCAAGGGTAATGCAGTTCGGACTCTCTCCCAATGCACGGTCCGGCGGTGGAGCCGGCATGGCATGGGGTCTCGACACAATTGAGTCATACTTCATTGAAGATCTTGCGAATGCCAAGAACGCATACCGGGGGAACGGGGCATTCGTCATCATCAGCACAGAGCAGATGCTCGCCCTGAACCCGGATGTCATTGTTCTGCCCACCGCGCAGGGTTACCATCCTGCCCGGGAGATCTATACCGCTCCCTACTATCAGAATCTCCAGGAGCTTGATGCCGTGAAGAACCGGAGGGTATATGCGCTCCCATGGACTCCCTACAACTGGGCAAAACGGTTGGAATACCCGATAGAGGCACTCATCATCGCAAAAGCAGCGTACCCTGAACGTTTCAGCGATGTGAAAGTCCATGAATGGGTCCTGGACTTCTACCAGAAGGTCTATGGTGTTGACCTGGCAACCGCAAAAGAACTCCGATCAGCCCAATGGCTTGACTGGACTGTTGAGGAAGATTTCTAA
- a CDS encoding purine phosphoribosyltransferase family protein produces the protein MLKRLIHSLETCPVVQRGEYNYFIHPITDGVPSLDPAVLREVATAMIKVLDLNGVDRIVAAEAMGIPIGSIISSMTDIPLNIVRKREYRLPGEIPVHQITGYSRGQLFLNGVREGERVVIVDDVISTGGTTKGILAALDVAGAKVADICFAIRKGYPDIGRPYKALITIEVTDRVHVIDRYF, from the coding sequence ATGCTGAAAAGGCTGATTCATTCTCTTGAAACCTGCCCGGTAGTGCAGCGTGGCGAATACAACTACTTCATCCACCCTATTACAGACGGGGTGCCCTCGCTCGACCCCGCCGTCCTGCGTGAAGTTGCGACCGCCATGATCAAGGTACTTGATTTAAACGGCGTTGACCGGATCGTTGCCGCCGAGGCGATGGGGATTCCGATCGGATCGATTATCTCCAGCATGACCGACATTCCCCTCAATATTGTCAGGAAGCGGGAATATCGATTGCCTGGGGAGATACCGGTCCACCAGATCACAGGATATTCCAGAGGCCAGCTCTTTTTGAACGGTGTGAGAGAGGGAGAAAGGGTAGTTATCGTTGACGATGTGATCAGCACAGGGGGGACAACAAAGGGTATCCTTGCCGCCCTCGATGTGGCAGGAGCCAAGGTTGCCGATATCTGTTTTGCCATCCGGAAAGGATACCCCGATATCGGCAGGCCCTACAAGGCTCTGATAACTATCGAGGTTACCGACAGGGTGCATGTGATTGACCGATATTTCTGA
- a CDS encoding iron ABC transporter permease: MNEWFKRREIFERIGDLDSEFFSEKKKILVLAALFIILSLSAGVAMVAGAYSISPHEVYVTILAHFTPFYDLSQISNLHNTIIWNIRLPRVLLAIFVGIALGVAGAVYQGVFRNPLVEPYILGASSGAAFGAALGIVFPMIFHSVQIPAFIFGATAVAGAYLLARVRGETPIVTLILSGVVIGSIFSAFVSILKYTATDTALREIVFWLMGGFYYATWKDVFTIGPVVLGSFLILWWLGWKLNILSMGDEEAKGLGINPERYKLVVISLATLITAFAVSLVGIIAWVGLMMPHAARMLLGPDNRYVIPCAAMMGGFYLILCDTLARTLTTSEIPVGIITSILGAPYLCYLLRNKGRVIFG, from the coding sequence ATGAATGAGTGGTTCAAAAGAAGGGAAATATTTGAGAGAATAGGAGATCTCGATTCAGAATTTTTCTCGGAAAAGAAAAAAATACTGGTACTTGCTGCACTTTTCATCATCCTGTCATTGTCCGCCGGAGTTGCAATGGTGGCTGGGGCATATTCAATATCACCTCATGAAGTGTATGTTACCATTCTGGCTCATTTCACTCCGTTCTACGATCTCTCCCAGATAAGCAACCTCCATAATACGATCATCTGGAATATCAGGTTGCCACGTGTCCTCCTCGCAATATTTGTTGGAATAGCCCTGGGCGTAGCCGGGGCGGTTTACCAGGGGGTATTCAGAAATCCCCTGGTGGAACCATATATCCTAGGAGCATCATCGGGGGCAGCATTTGGCGCTGCGCTTGGAATTGTATTTCCGATGATTTTTCACTCAGTCCAGATACCGGCATTTATTTTTGGAGCCACTGCAGTAGCCGGGGCGTATCTCCTTGCCCGCGTAAGGGGAGAGACTCCCATCGTCACATTGATCCTGTCTGGTGTCGTAATCGGATCCATCTTTTCTGCGTTTGTTTCGATTCTGAAATACACTGCAACGGATACTGCCCTGAGAGAGATCGTATTCTGGCTCATGGGAGGATTTTATTATGCGACATGGAAGGATGTATTCACCATAGGCCCGGTTGTTCTCGGGAGTTTTCTTATCTTGTGGTGGTTGGGCTGGAAATTGAACATCCTCTCGATGGGTGATGAAGAGGCAAAAGGCCTCGGAATAAACCCTGAAAGGTATAAGCTGGTTGTCATCTCGCTTGCAACGCTAATTACGGCGTTTGCAGTCTCTCTTGTCGGCATAATCGCATGGGTAGGGTTGATGATGCCACATGCGGCGAGAATGCTTCTTGGCCCTGATAACCGTTACGTGATACCCTGTGCAGCAATGATGGGCGGATTCTACCTTATTCTCTGTGATACTCTTGCACGAACACTGACGACTTCGGAGATCCCTGTTGGGATTATCACCTCGATCCTAGGTGCCCCCTACCTGTGCTATCTCCTGAGAAACAAAGGTCGAGTGATTTTCGGGTGA
- the metG gene encoding methionine--tRNA ligase, protein MRDRPVLVTCGLPYTNGPCHIGHLRTYVPADFYVRYLRRRGGKVVFICGSDNHGTPIVVSAEKENVSPRDLSERYHAHFDQTFRRIGVIFDHFGMTDDATNHHRTRSILNRLIENGQVYSKVIQQSYCTKCRRFLPDRYVEGICPHCGMPARGDECDQGCGRHLEPGEIREPTCMACGTKAEFRDQEHYFFRLSEYRDFLLGYLDTLSGTLNARNYALGWVRDELRDWCITRTLDWGVKFPGRDDLVVYVWVDAPIGYISFTEEWAEQAKASWRDYWCGESTGIIHFIGGDIIYHHCIFWPALLKAAGYRTPNAVVASGMLKVDDHKFSKSRGYVVWTNDDYLDKGFPADYLRYYLLSYTNHTKELNFSWKVFQERINNELVNTLGNFVYRTLFFARKEFGGIPDIPVQQDILAEIDRSLAMIEVAMKEYEFKTAIDAMMALASYGNNYIQSNAPWKLVRTDRDAAAQVTKDCLVLVRALCLIFEPVIPEKAQEIWEMLGESDRIQDHQIGEAIVDIPPVPLPVPEPVFSKLEDTIIGEMDRLLAQRIEEAGKKAMKMEIIPFEEFCKLDIRIGKVISAEKVQKSDKLLKLKVDIGVEVRQIVAGMAQFTTPEEITGKSVVVVTNLQPAKIFGIESNGMILAAGDQASLLVPEKEVPTGTKIR, encoded by the coding sequence ATGCGTGACAGACCCGTCCTGGTGACCTGCGGACTTCCCTATACCAACGGCCCCTGCCACATCGGACACCTCCGGACCTATGTTCCGGCCGATTTCTATGTTCGCTACCTCCGACGGAGGGGCGGGAAGGTGGTATTCATCTGCGGTTCCGACAACCACGGGACCCCGATAGTGGTGAGTGCAGAGAAAGAGAACGTATCGCCACGGGATCTCTCGGAACGATATCATGCTCACTTCGACCAGACCTTCAGGAGGATTGGCGTTATCTTTGATCACTTCGGGATGACTGATGACGCGACAAACCACCACCGGACTCGTTCCATCCTGAACCGGCTTATAGAGAACGGACAGGTTTATTCAAAGGTCATCCAGCAGAGCTACTGCACGAAGTGCCGGCGGTTCCTGCCCGACCGGTACGTGGAAGGGATCTGCCCACACTGCGGGATGCCGGCCCGGGGCGATGAGTGCGACCAGGGGTGCGGGCGTCATCTCGAGCCCGGGGAGATCAGGGAACCGACCTGCATGGCCTGCGGGACAAAGGCCGAATTCCGCGACCAGGAGCACTATTTCTTCCGGCTGAGCGAGTACCGCGACTTCCTGCTCGGCTATCTAGATACCCTCTCCGGAACCCTGAATGCACGGAATTACGCCCTGGGATGGGTAAGAGACGAACTTCGCGACTGGTGTATCACGAGAACCTTGGACTGGGGGGTGAAGTTCCCGGGACGCGATGATCTGGTCGTGTATGTCTGGGTTGATGCCCCGATTGGCTATATCTCATTTACCGAGGAATGGGCAGAGCAGGCCAAAGCATCATGGAGGGACTACTGGTGCGGTGAGTCGACCGGGATCATCCACTTCATAGGCGGGGACATCATTTACCACCACTGCATCTTCTGGCCGGCTCTCCTGAAGGCGGCAGGATACAGGACGCCCAATGCGGTGGTTGCCAGCGGGATGCTCAAGGTGGATGACCACAAATTCTCAAAGTCCCGTGGCTACGTGGTCTGGACCAATGATGACTACCTCGATAAGGGTTTCCCGGCTGATTACCTCCGATACTACCTGCTCTCATACACCAATCATACCAAGGAGCTCAATTTCTCCTGGAAGGTTTTCCAGGAGCGGATCAACAATGAACTGGTCAACACACTCGGCAACTTCGTTTACCGGACCCTCTTCTTCGCTCGCAAGGAGTTCGGAGGAATCCCGGATATCCCGGTACAGCAGGACATCCTCGCCGAGATAGACCGTTCTCTCGCTATGATTGAGGTGGCAATGAAAGAGTACGAGTTCAAGACTGCCATTGATGCTATGATGGCCCTTGCCTCTTACGGAAACAACTACATCCAGTCCAACGCTCCCTGGAAGCTGGTCAGGACCGACCGCGATGCTGCAGCACAGGTAACCAAGGACTGCCTGGTGCTGGTCAGGGCGCTCTGCCTGATCTTTGAGCCTGTTATCCCGGAGAAAGCACAGGAAATCTGGGAGATGCTCGGTGAGAGCGACCGGATCCAGGATCATCAGATCGGTGAAGCTATTGTGGATATCCCCCCGGTCCCGCTGCCGGTCCCTGAACCTGTCTTCTCAAAGCTCGAGGATACCATCATCGGGGAGATGGACAGGCTTCTGGCACAGCGGATCGAAGAAGCAGGAAAGAAGGCGATGAAAATGGAGATTATACCCTTCGAAGAGTTTTGCAAGCTTGATATCAGGATCGGGAAGGTGATCTCGGCAGAAAAGGTGCAGAAGTCGGATAAACTTCTGAAGCTGAAGGTGGATATCGGGGTTGAGGTCCGGCAGATTGTTGCCGGAATGGCCCAGTTCACAACGCCGGAAGAAATCACCGGGAAATCGGTTGTGGTAGTGACGAACCTCCAGCCGGCGAAGATTTTCGGGATCGAGAGCAACGGTATGATCCTTGCCGCAGGAGATCAGGCATCATTGCTCGTGCCGGAAAAGGAAGTGCCAACAGGTACAAAAATCCGGTAA
- the mfnA gene encoding tyrosine decarboxylase MfnA — protein MRDKGISEEELFSFLTARKQEDKDHRNILSSMCTLPHPVAVRAHSLFMETNLGDPGLFPGTVSLEQLLISRLGTLFHHPGACGYATTGGTESNIQALRIAKATSKISSPNVVIPGSAHFSFKKACDMTGLEMRSVPLDENYRADPDLFRRAIDSNTCCMVGIAGTTEYGMVDPIRELATIAMDHGIFFHVDAAFGGMVLPFLKGAPEFDFAIPGVMSIAVDPHKMGMSTIPAGCLLFRNEKDLCSLSVDTPYLTVKQEFTLSGTRPGGSVAGALAVLEYLGYEGMAAVVQGCMKNTQRLIEGMESYGIQRIVTPDVNVATFEAAAVPDPWQVSFTRNGHLRIICMPHVHAGIIEAFLKDIGEQYAEKADSFS, from the coding sequence ATGCGGGATAAGGGAATTTCCGAAGAAGAACTCTTCAGCTTTTTAACTGCCAGGAAACAGGAGGATAAGGACCACCGCAACATCCTCAGCTCGATGTGCACTCTTCCCCATCCCGTTGCAGTCCGCGCCCACTCCCTCTTCATGGAGACCAACCTCGGCGATCCGGGTCTATTTCCCGGGACTGTATCGCTCGAACAGCTCCTCATCAGCCGTCTGGGCACGCTCTTCCACCACCCTGGTGCCTGTGGTTATGCCACGACCGGCGGAACCGAGTCTAACATTCAGGCGCTCCGGATCGCGAAGGCGACCTCGAAAATATCTTCGCCGAATGTTGTTATCCCCGGGTCAGCACACTTTTCATTCAAAAAAGCCTGCGATATGACCGGTCTTGAGATGCGCTCAGTGCCCCTTGACGAAAATTACCGGGCGGATCCCGACTTGTTCCGGAGAGCAATCGATTCGAATACCTGCTGCATGGTGGGAATTGCAGGGACGACTGAATACGGTATGGTAGATCCGATCCGGGAACTTGCGACAATAGCGATGGACCACGGGATCTTCTTCCATGTTGATGCGGCGTTCGGTGGCATGGTACTCCCGTTCCTGAAAGGTGCTCCCGAATTTGACTTTGCCATACCCGGAGTAATGTCCATTGCTGTCGATCCCCATAAAATGGGAATGAGCACCATCCCGGCAGGATGCCTCCTGTTCAGAAATGAAAAAGACCTCTGTTCTCTCTCCGTTGATACCCCCTACCTCACCGTGAAACAGGAGTTTACCCTCTCCGGCACCCGGCCGGGAGGATCGGTTGCAGGAGCCCTTGCGGTGCTGGAATACCTCGGTTACGAGGGGATGGCCGCGGTTGTCCAGGGATGCATGAAGAATACCCAACGGCTTATCGAGGGTATGGAAAGTTACGGAATCCAGCGCATAGTCACCCCCGATGTAAACGTAGCAACCTTTGAAGCCGCAGCCGTCCCCGATCCCTGGCAGGTCTCCTTCACCAGGAACGGCCACCTCCGGATCATATGTATGCCTCATGTGCATGCCGGCATAATTGAAGCATTTTTAAAGGATATTGGTGAACAGTATGCTGAAAAGGCTGATTCATTCTCTTGA
- a CDS encoding methyltransferase, producing the protein MKLNQLERRLETLEGFFDPSPHLEQYPTRPALAARLLFEAALRGDIRGKRVCDLGCGTGILAIGAAILGAGEVIAVDIDRKALEIARKNATSNDVSILFLEADCRDESTHFRVGACDTVVMNPPFGAQKVHADRPFIDTALVLAPVTYGIFNAGSLSFVRSYLAGRGEISEVTRGLLAVRRTYPFHRDEVREIPVEIMVIRRRHT; encoded by the coding sequence ATGAAATTAAACCAGTTAGAGCGCCGGCTTGAAACTCTGGAAGGATTTTTTGATCCTTCACCACATCTCGAACAATACCCTACGCGCCCAGCCCTTGCCGCCAGGCTCCTTTTTGAAGCAGCATTGAGAGGAGATATCAGGGGAAAGCGGGTCTGCGATCTCGGTTGTGGAACAGGAATCCTAGCAATCGGCGCTGCAATTCTCGGTGCAGGCGAAGTGATTGCAGTTGACATCGATCGAAAAGCGCTTGAGATCGCCCGTAAGAATGCAACCTCGAACGATGTCAGTATCCTGTTCCTTGAGGCTGATTGCAGGGACGAGAGTACTCATTTCCGTGTGGGGGCATGTGATACCGTCGTGATGAACCCCCCATTTGGTGCCCAGAAGGTTCATGCCGACAGGCCGTTCATCGATACAGCCCTGGTACTAGCGCCGGTAACCTACGGGATATTCAATGCGGGGAGCCTATCCTTTGTTCGCTCCTACCTGGCTGGCAGGGGAGAGATCAGTGAAGTGACGCGTGGCCTTCTGGCAGTGAGACGGACATATCCATTCCATCGGGATGAGGTCAGAGAGATCCCGGTAGAGATAATGGTAATAAGGAGACGTCATACGTAA
- a CDS encoding tetratricopeptide repeat protein: MIKTKRRSGAELASIGRYLEALAAFDEDLEQSSDQVLLIGKALTLDRIGMFKASLECCERAIDLEPANPDAWFVRGMTFYWQARMEDAARCLDHAVTLDPGHVHAWMARGNCAYEMGNLEGALHSYEVAISLSANLPNAWYNQGVCLADMERFEEAIESYDNCIRINPGVSIVHANRGVALVALGRYEEALAAFDTALELDPRDLTALNDKGLLLSRMGRDEEAMAILDKVREQARRETYTRRVW; this comes from the coding sequence ATGATCAAGACGAAAAGACGCAGCGGAGCTGAACTTGCCTCCATCGGCAGGTATCTTGAGGCTCTTGCAGCCTTCGATGAGGATCTTGAACAGTCCAGCGACCAGGTCCTCCTCATCGGGAAAGCGCTCACCCTGGACAGGATAGGGATGTTTAAGGCTTCCCTGGAATGCTGTGAACGGGCGATCGACCTGGAGCCTGCCAACCCTGACGCATGGTTCGTCCGTGGTATGACGTTCTACTGGCAGGCCCGGATGGAGGATGCGGCCCGGTGCCTTGATCATGCCGTAACGCTTGATCCAGGTCATGTCCATGCCTGGATGGCCCGGGGCAACTGTGCCTACGAGATGGGGAACCTGGAAGGGGCTCTCCATTCCTATGAAGTGGCCATCTCTCTTTCTGCAAACCTCCCCAATGCCTGGTATAATCAGGGGGTGTGCCTTGCCGACATGGAACGGTTCGAGGAAGCGATCGAATCCTACGACAACTGTATACGAATTAATCCCGGGGTGAGCATTGTGCATGCAAACCGAGGCGTCGCCCTCGTCGCCCTAGGGAGGTATGAGGAGGCACTTGCTGCATTTGATACCGCGCTGGAACTCGATCCCCGGGATCTAACGGCTCTCAACGACAAGGGACTGCTCCTTTCCCGGATGGGACGGGACGAAGAGGCGATGGCTATTCTCGACAAGGTACGGGAACAGGCACGCAGGGAGACTTACACGCGTAGGGTCTGGTAA
- a CDS encoding ABC transporter ATP-binding protein, which translates to MLQVSGLHFCYGSVPVLRDISFGVEQGTLCGLFGPNGSGKTTLFKCCLKFLKTQKGSVRLNGKDIRTLKYEDTAKLVSYVPQEHKPPFPYLVREVVLMGRTPHLGGFFGISRRDRMIARDAIETIGITELADRPYNQLSGGQRQMVLMARAIAQETPMMFLDEPTSALDYSNQVKIWKIMRMIADEGTTILACSHDPNHVAWFCDKVVVMNENSITAEGLPSTVITEEVLGKIYTEDCTVRTVGGVNIVIPRCILENRYCFTVEPIRKSETTGEMVNACD; encoded by the coding sequence ATGCTTCAAGTAAGTGGTCTGCATTTCTGCTATGGATCAGTCCCGGTGCTTAGGGACATTTCCTTTGGCGTTGAGCAAGGGACCCTCTGCGGTCTGTTCGGCCCGAACGGTTCGGGGAAGACAACGCTGTTCAAGTGCTGTCTGAAATTCCTGAAGACCCAGAAAGGGTCTGTGAGACTGAATGGAAAAGACATAAGAACCTTAAAATATGAGGATACCGCGAAACTGGTCTCATACGTGCCCCAGGAGCATAAACCCCCGTTTCCCTACCTGGTCCGTGAGGTTGTTCTTATGGGCAGGACCCCCCACCTGGGAGGTTTCTTCGGAATTAGCCGCAGGGACAGGATGATTGCACGTGATGCGATAGAAACGATCGGCATCACAGAATTGGCTGACAGACCATACAACCAGCTCTCCGGAGGGCAGCGCCAGATGGTATTGATGGCAAGAGCAATTGCCCAGGAAACTCCCATGATGTTCCTCGATGAACCAACTTCGGCGCTTGATTACTCGAACCAGGTAAAAATATGGAAGATCATGCGGATGATCGCTGATGAGGGCACCACCATCCTTGCCTGCAGCCATGATCCCAACCATGTTGCCTGGTTCTGCGACAAGGTAGTGGTCATGAATGAAAACAGCATTACGGCCGAGGGTCTTCCTTCAACGGTCATTACCGAAGAAGTGCTCGGAAAAATCTACACCGAGGACTGTACGGTAAGAACGGTGGGAGGTGTGAACATCGTGATTCCCCGGTGCATCCTGGAAAACAGGTACTGCTTTACCGTAGAACCGATACGTAAATCCGAAACGACAGGAGAGATGGTGAATGCCTGTGACTGA
- the dph2 gene encoding diphthamide biosynthesis enzyme Dph2, whose translation MTDISDLVRALRERDARIIALQLPAGLKRRAARIAEALSGQGFSVIISGDPCYGACDLALELLGYADVLVQFGHTPLVSHPDVIHVPFRVDFDPSVVRAALPLLNGKAIGIITTSQHTHMLPAIAEVLRSEGFEPVFRTAGGRTPEPGQVLGCSFESARIPGISEILFVGTGVFHPLGVQLATGAHVVALDPLSGEAIEVDSGKYLRLRHTIIERARTAQRIGIIVCTKPGQNRYARAKHLLSLCDRAHLVFMNEVTPDELLNLGFEAYVNTACPRLAYDDQNRFPVPVLTPEEFEILCGARSWEEYVVDEIL comes from the coding sequence TTGACCGATATTTCTGATCTCGTCCGAGCGTTGCGGGAACGGGACGCCCGTATTATTGCCCTCCAGCTCCCCGCAGGACTGAAGCGAAGGGCAGCCCGCATCGCGGAAGCCCTTTCCGGCCAGGGATTCTCTGTCATCATCAGTGGCGATCCCTGTTACGGTGCCTGTGACCTGGCCCTCGAACTGCTTGGTTATGCCGATGTACTCGTTCAATTCGGTCATACTCCACTCGTCTCCCATCCGGACGTCATTCACGTGCCCTTCCGGGTGGATTTTGATCCTTCAGTTGTTCGCGCCGCGCTGCCACTTCTCAATGGAAAAGCGATCGGAATTATCACAACCAGTCAGCACACGCATATGCTTCCAGCGATAGCGGAGGTGCTCAGGTCTGAAGGATTCGAACCGGTCTTCCGGACTGCAGGGGGCAGGACCCCTGAGCCGGGCCAGGTGCTTGGCTGCTCATTTGAATCTGCCAGGATTCCGGGGATATCAGAGATACTCTTTGTTGGGACGGGAGTGTTCCATCCCCTGGGGGTGCAGCTGGCCACGGGCGCACATGTGGTGGCGCTCGACCCGCTTTCAGGAGAGGCCATCGAGGTTGATTCCGGGAAATATCTCCGGCTTCGGCATACTATCATCGAGAGAGCCCGGACAGCGCAGCGTATCGGAATCATCGTTTGTACAAAGCCGGGCCAAAATCGTTATGCCCGTGCCAAACATCTCCTCTCGCTCTGTGACCGAGCACACCTCGTCTTTATGAATGAAGTGACTCCTGATGAATTACTGAATCTCGGGTTCGAAGCATATGTGAACACTGCATGCCCGAGACTTGCATACGATGACCAGAACCGCTTTCCCGTTCCGGTCCTTACTCCCGAGGAGTTCGAGATCCTCTGTGGTGCCCGGAGCTGGGAAGAGTACGTGGTTGACGAGATACTCTGA
- a CDS encoding phosphoesterase produces the protein MVTSRRGQLVHLTHNDLDAVGGDAIHRMRFGPVTSIFCSVGNFPHALDAIATIDGTGTVLSISDLGCQPGIETQVRNVHTAGWQIEWRDHHRWSDQERASIEGYCSLLHIDTSTCACGICARDLLPDDPIAQEVARVVCDYDLWKHEDPRSAVLGVVLQRWKNRDYVRDRLAEGIFTDRHIEEEYRGIVTDMEAKIAKSVKKATILGTRYRIAFSPLFGYPSEAAARMRKELSTDIEVLVSRDGRFSLRSVPPISHLIAREYGGGGHPNAAGGTFDFTLWQRIRFRLFGAIPEFSRFVEIAESI, from the coding sequence ATGGTAACATCGCGGAGAGGCCAGCTGGTGCACCTGACCCATAACGATCTCGATGCGGTGGGTGGCGATGCCATTCACCGGATGCGGTTCGGGCCGGTAACCAGCATCTTCTGTTCGGTCGGGAACTTCCCCCATGCCCTCGATGCAATCGCAACAATTGACGGTACCGGCACTGTTCTTTCCATCAGCGACCTGGGCTGCCAGCCCGGCATCGAGACCCAGGTCCGGAACGTTCATACAGCAGGGTGGCAGATCGAGTGGCGGGATCACCACCGCTGGTCGGACCAGGAACGGGCTTCGATAGAAGGCTATTGCAGCCTCCTGCACATCGATACCTCGACCTGTGCCTGCGGGATCTGTGCCCGGGACCTCCTCCCTGATGACCCTATAGCACAGGAGGTGGCCCGCGTTGTCTGCGATTACGACCTCTGGAAGCACGAAGACCCCCGTTCAGCAGTCCTCGGTGTGGTTCTCCAGCGGTGGAAAAACCGCGATTATGTCCGTGACCGGCTCGCTGAGGGCATCTTCACCGACCGGCATATCGAGGAGGAATACCGTGGCATCGTGACGGACATGGAGGCCAAGATTGCAAAGAGCGTAAAAAAGGCGACCATCCTGGGAACACGGTACCGGATCGCTTTTTCACCCCTCTTCGGATATCCCAGCGAGGCAGCGGCCCGGATGCGCAAGGAGCTCTCGACGGATATCGAAGTCCTGGTCTCCCGCGATGGGAGGTTCTCGCTCCGTTCGGTTCCACCAATCAGCCACCTCATCGCCCGCGAGTATGGGGGAGGCGGTCACCCCAATGCAGCCGGCGGGACGTTTGACTTCACCTTGTGGCAGCGGATTCGCTTCCGGCTCTTCGGTGCCATCCCGGAATTCTCCCGGTTCGTGGAAATCGCCGAATCTATATGA